From Actinoplanes oblitus, a single genomic window includes:
- a CDS encoding M48 metallopeptidase family protein — MARVRKPVVEVRRSQRRRRTVSAYRDGERVVVLIPDRFSRAEETEWVERMLARLAAREERLQHTDAELLLRARRLTARYLDDFADLVAPASVRWVTNQNGRWGSCTPDDATIRISHRIQEMPDWVIDYVLLHELAHLIVPSHNAHFWELVNRFPKAERARGYLEGVSAAGSLVMAE, encoded by the coding sequence ATGGCCCGCGTGCGCAAACCTGTCGTGGAAGTGCGGCGCAGTCAGCGTCGCCGCAGGACGGTGTCCGCCTATCGCGACGGCGAGCGCGTGGTCGTGCTCATCCCGGACCGGTTCTCGCGCGCCGAGGAGACCGAGTGGGTCGAGCGGATGCTGGCCCGGCTGGCCGCCCGCGAGGAGCGCCTCCAGCACACCGACGCCGAGCTGCTCCTCCGCGCCCGCCGGCTCACCGCGCGCTACCTTGACGACTTCGCCGACCTGGTCGCCCCGGCCAGCGTCCGCTGGGTGACCAACCAGAACGGCCGCTGGGGCTCCTGCACCCCGGACGACGCCACGATCCGCATCTCCCACCGCATCCAGGAGATGCCCGACTGGGTGATCGACTACGTCCTCCTGCACGAGCTGGCCCACCTGATCGTCCCCAGCCACAACGCCCACTTCTGGGAGCTGGTCAACCGCTTCCCCAAGGCCGAGCGGGCCCGGGGTTATCTGGAGGGCGTCTCCGCGGCGGGCTCCCTGGTCATGGCCGAGTGA
- a CDS encoding M16 family metallopeptidase has protein sequence MASRIQIPATKYPVERFTLANGLRVVLSPDRSAPVVGVAVVYDVGIRSEPEGRTGFAHLFEHLMFQGSENLEKLAHFRHVQGAGGSFNGSTHLDYTDYFEVLPAGALERALFLEADRMRGPRLTEENLRNQVDVVKEEIRVNVLNRPYGGFPWLKLPPVMFRTFPNAHDGYGSFEDLESATVADAQGFFDRYYACGNAVLSVAGDFDVAEATAMIERHFGDVPARPAPVLPDFAEPDLDGERRESYVDRIAPLPAVAAGYRVPDPIGAFDAYLPFSVLAEVLTDGDASRLVERLVQRDRSVTNVGGYLGFMGDEYQVRNPTALLLQAHMPPGGDAGKVLSTIDEELDRLAADGLQPGELERTQARMGARLLQGTDEVLGRALPMAVLELQRGRPELLNELPKLISEVTAEQIVAAAATLRPERRATVEVKPGAGA, from the coding sequence GTGGCGTCCAGAATCCAGATCCCCGCGACGAAATATCCGGTCGAACGGTTCACCCTCGCCAACGGTCTGCGGGTGGTCCTCTCGCCGGACCGCAGCGCTCCGGTCGTCGGTGTCGCCGTCGTCTACGACGTGGGCATCCGCAGTGAGCCGGAGGGCCGGACCGGCTTCGCCCACCTCTTCGAGCACCTGATGTTCCAGGGCTCGGAAAATCTGGAGAAACTGGCTCATTTCCGGCATGTGCAGGGTGCCGGTGGCAGCTTCAACGGCTCCACCCACCTGGACTACACCGACTACTTCGAGGTGCTCCCGGCCGGTGCGCTGGAGCGGGCCCTGTTCCTCGAGGCCGACCGGATGCGCGGCCCCCGCCTGACCGAGGAGAACCTGCGCAACCAGGTCGACGTGGTCAAGGAGGAGATCCGGGTCAACGTGCTGAACCGGCCGTACGGCGGCTTCCCCTGGTTGAAGCTGCCCCCGGTGATGTTCCGGACGTTCCCCAACGCGCACGACGGCTACGGCTCGTTCGAGGACCTGGAGAGCGCCACGGTCGCCGACGCGCAGGGCTTCTTCGACCGCTACTACGCCTGTGGCAACGCGGTGCTCTCGGTCGCCGGCGACTTCGACGTGGCCGAGGCGACCGCGATGATCGAGCGGCACTTCGGCGACGTGCCGGCCCGCCCGGCCCCGGTGCTGCCCGACTTCGCCGAGCCGGACCTGGACGGCGAGCGCCGCGAGTCCTACGTCGACCGGATCGCCCCGCTCCCCGCCGTCGCCGCCGGTTACCGGGTGCCCGACCCGATCGGGGCCTTCGACGCCTACCTGCCGTTCTCGGTGCTCGCCGAGGTGCTCACCGACGGTGACGCGTCCCGCCTGGTCGAGCGGCTGGTCCAGCGCGACCGCTCGGTCACCAACGTCGGCGGCTACCTCGGCTTCATGGGCGACGAGTACCAGGTGCGCAACCCGACCGCCCTGCTGCTCCAGGCGCACATGCCGCCCGGCGGGGACGCCGGCAAGGTGCTCAGCACCATCGACGAGGAGCTGGACCGGCTGGCCGCCGACGGCCTCCAGCCGGGCGAGCTGGAGCGCACCCAGGCGCGGATGGGCGCCCGCCTGCTGCAGGGCACCGACGAGGTGCTCGGCCGGGCGCTGCCGATGGCCGTGCTGGAGTTGCAGCGCGGCCGCCCCGAGCTGCTCAACGAACTGCCCAAACTGATCAGTGAGGTCACCGCGGAGCAGATCGTCGCCGCCGCGGCCACCCTGCGGCCGGAGCGCCGCGCCACCGTCGAAGTGAAGCCGGGAGCCGGAGCGTGA
- a CDS encoding phytanoyl-CoA dioxygenase family protein, whose protein sequence is MTQVEAPAWTPMSAEEREAFDRDGYIIVPSVLSESEIEAGRAAILGYYEKAKAEGKLSATGALHQLSPVNYVPELAFLLDHPKAFKYIWSLLGWNVHVYHSHIDVHPQLHEQQKQWWHWHQDGGRQNREIETDPRPMLSVKLAYWFSDVSETGRGNFTVLPGSHKTNWLPGPPSRGVPWPQPEGAVQITANPGDLVVFDRRIWHARSDNYSDITRVGAFFGYTPRWIAIRDEVADLPNKPEWATLTEVQKQLLGGFGNGDGDHQWGHYPETTPLYGALKERGLLDSSIPALIP, encoded by the coding sequence ATGACCCAGGTGGAAGCGCCGGCGTGGACGCCGATGTCCGCGGAGGAGCGGGAGGCGTTCGACCGCGATGGTTACATCATCGTGCCGTCGGTGCTGAGTGAGAGCGAGATCGAGGCCGGCCGGGCCGCGATCCTGGGGTACTACGAGAAGGCCAAGGCCGAGGGCAAGCTGAGCGCGACCGGCGCCCTGCACCAGCTCTCCCCGGTGAACTACGTGCCGGAGCTGGCCTTCCTGCTCGACCACCCCAAGGCTTTCAAGTACATCTGGTCGCTGCTCGGGTGGAACGTCCACGTGTATCACTCGCACATTGATGTGCACCCGCAGCTGCACGAGCAGCAGAAGCAGTGGTGGCACTGGCACCAGGACGGCGGCCGGCAGAACCGGGAGATCGAGACCGACCCGCGCCCGATGCTGTCGGTGAAGCTGGCGTACTGGTTCTCCGACGTCAGCGAGACCGGCCGGGGCAACTTCACCGTGCTGCCCGGCAGCCACAAGACCAACTGGCTGCCCGGCCCGCCGAGCCGTGGCGTTCCGTGGCCGCAGCCCGAGGGTGCCGTCCAGATCACCGCGAACCCGGGTGACCTGGTCGTCTTCGACCGCCGCATCTGGCACGCCCGGTCGGACAACTACTCCGACATCACCCGTGTCGGCGCGTTCTTCGGCTACACCCCGCGGTGGATCGCCATCCGCGACGAGGTCGCCGACCTGCCGAACAAGCCCGAGTGGGCGACCCTGACCGAGGTGCAGAAGCAGCTGCTCGGCGGGTTCGGCAACGGTGACGGTGACCACCAGTGGGGTCACTACCCGGAGACCACGCCGCTCTACGGCGCGCTCAAGGAGCGGGGCCTGCTCGACTCCAGCATCCCCGCGCTGATCCCGTGA
- a CDS encoding WhiB family transcriptional regulator, producing the protein MSLALAPIDITVEIEANLPCRKFDPDLWFSDSPAQLELAKSLCGDCPLRVECLAGAVERSEPWGVWGGEIFERGAVVPRKRPRGRPRKVDVARDAELAVEVEERLAANGLDTRNSVRLAA; encoded by the coding sequence ATGAGTCTGGCGCTGGCCCCGATCGACATCACCGTCGAGATCGAGGCGAACCTGCCCTGTCGGAAGTTCGACCCGGACCTGTGGTTCTCCGACTCCCCGGCCCAGCTGGAGCTGGCCAAGTCGCTCTGCGGGGACTGCCCGCTGCGCGTCGAGTGCCTCGCCGGCGCGGTGGAGCGGAGCGAGCCCTGGGGTGTCTGGGGCGGCGAGATCTTCGAGCGCGGCGCCGTGGTTCCGCGCAAGCGGCCCCGTGGCCGTCCCCGCAAGGTCGACGTCGCTCGCGACGCCGAGCTCGCTGTCGAGGTCGAGGAGCGGCTCGCCGCCAATGGTCTCGACACCCGCAACAGCGTTCGGCTGGCGGCCTGA
- a CDS encoding M16 family metallopeptidase, with protein MTTKTLPDLVPDAELTLPRQAERKLPNGLTVIAIRRESVPLVEVRLRIPFGRAPLAAATLLSQSLFTGTATMTMLDIAAELQAVGGGLAAGTDPDRLQISGNALVDGLPRTLEILAGVLTGAAYPGEEVVTERERLVDNIQVALSQPAHLARVALLKRMYLTHPYAVQTPAPEDVRAVEPEALRELHADRVRPGGAVLVLVGDIDPEQAIDVAEKTLGGWTGEARDGDIPPTPALQPGPLLLVDRPGSVQSSLRIALPALTRTDPDYAALTLANLVFGGYFSSRWVENIREDKGYTYGSHSVVEHFVAGSALLAAADVATEVTGPSLLETSYELGRIASLPPGEEELEQARRYALGTLRLGMSTQAGLAGVASVYAGFGLRLEHLREHSAALAAATREQVAEVAARHLAPSRAVIVVLGDAEKIEGQLAALTVVERSAQ; from the coding sequence GTGACCACCAAGACCCTGCCGGACCTGGTTCCGGACGCCGAGTTGACCCTGCCCCGCCAGGCCGAGCGCAAGCTGCCGAACGGGTTGACGGTGATCGCCATCCGCCGCGAGTCGGTGCCGCTGGTCGAGGTGCGGCTGCGCATCCCGTTCGGCCGGGCCCCGCTGGCCGCGGCGACCCTGCTCTCCCAGTCGCTGTTCACCGGCACCGCCACGATGACGATGCTGGACATCGCCGCCGAGCTGCAGGCGGTCGGCGGTGGCCTGGCCGCCGGGACCGACCCGGACCGGCTGCAGATCAGCGGCAACGCGCTGGTCGACGGCCTGCCCCGGACGCTGGAGATCCTGGCCGGGGTGCTGACCGGGGCGGCGTACCCGGGCGAGGAGGTGGTCACCGAGCGGGAGCGCCTGGTCGACAACATCCAGGTCGCCCTCAGCCAGCCCGCCCACCTGGCCCGGGTGGCCCTGCTCAAGCGGATGTACCTGACCCATCCGTACGCGGTGCAGACCCCGGCGCCGGAGGACGTCCGCGCCGTCGAGCCGGAGGCCCTGCGCGAGCTGCACGCCGACCGGGTCCGCCCGGGCGGCGCCGTCCTGGTCCTGGTCGGCGACATCGACCCGGAGCAGGCCATCGACGTGGCGGAGAAGACCCTCGGCGGCTGGACCGGCGAGGCGCGCGACGGCGACATCCCGCCCACCCCGGCGCTCCAGCCCGGCCCGCTGCTGCTGGTCGACCGGCCCGGCTCGGTGCAGTCCTCGCTGCGGATCGCGCTGCCCGCGCTGACCCGCACCGATCCGGACTACGCCGCCCTCACCCTGGCCAACCTGGTCTTCGGCGGTTACTTCTCGTCCCGCTGGGTGGAGAACATCCGGGAGGACAAGGGCTACACCTACGGCTCCCACTCGGTGGTCGAGCACTTCGTGGCCGGTTCCGCCCTGCTCGCCGCGGCCGACGTGGCCACCGAGGTGACCGGCCCGTCGCTGCTCGAGACCAGCTACGAACTGGGCCGCATCGCCAGCCTCCCGCCCGGCGAGGAGGAGCTGGAGCAGGCCCGGCGCTACGCCCTGGGCACCCTCCGGCTGGGCATGTCCACCCAGGCCGGCCTGGCCGGGGTGGCCAGCGTCTACGCCGGGTTCGGGCTGCGCCTCGAGCACCTGCGCGAGCACTCGGCCGCGCTGGCCGCCGCCACCCGCGAGCAGGTCGCCGAGGTGGCGGCCAGGCACCTGGCCCCGTCCCGCGCGGTGATCGTGGTGCTCGGCGACGCCGAGAAGATCGAGGGCCAGCTGGCCGCCCTGACCGTGGTGGAGCGCAGCGCGCAGTGA
- a CDS encoding ATP-dependent DNA helicase UvrD2: MRTESVLAGLDPDQRTAVTAPAGPVCILAGAGTGKTRAITHRIAHRTLSGEINPRHVLAVTFTARAAAEMRARLTGLGAGAVQARTFHAAALRQVRYFAPRLLEGRAMPELMESKIRVVGLAAARAGVRADRAIARDLASEIEWAKSSLVEPSEYAVAAAKALREPPFEPARVAEVFAAYESLKRRQGVIDFEDLLRAAVWGIEEHQDVADQIRAQYRHFVVDEYQDVNPLQQRLLEAWLGGRDDLTVVGDASQTIYSFTGATSSYLIDFPRRWRSAVVVRLVRDYRSTPQVVGLANAVIRQARGTEAKLRLELQGQRPPGPEPALKIFPDEPGEANAVARRCRELIAAGTPANEIAVLFRTNAQSESYEKALAEAEVPYVVRGAERFFERPEIRQAMVALRAAVRSIPGETPLVQAVVEGLSATGWNRSQPPPGGAAREQWEALAALVTLAEEYAAEPEILPIGEAGRVQREISLAAFNDELARRAEQQHAPTVAGVTLASLHAAKGLEWDAVFLVGLADGTLPTTYAKTPDQLEEERRLLYVGVTRARQLLWLSLGQSRAPGGRARRPCRFLPQLERSGASFSKTTVAERSQKPDRRPPKISSCRVCGATLLAGADRKLGRCPTCPSDMDEDLFERLQTWRASTAAELKVPAYVVFTDATLVAVAERRPTDPAQLLAIAGIGPRKLGQYGDAVFALVGGASPDDLGRKNFEN, encoded by the coding sequence GTGCGGACTGAATCGGTGCTGGCCGGGCTCGACCCGGACCAGCGTACGGCGGTGACGGCCCCGGCCGGTCCGGTCTGCATCCTGGCCGGCGCCGGTACCGGCAAGACCCGGGCGATCACCCACCGGATCGCGCACCGGACCCTGTCCGGCGAGATCAACCCACGGCACGTGCTCGCTGTCACCTTCACCGCCCGGGCCGCCGCCGAGATGCGCGCCCGGCTCACCGGGCTGGGTGCCGGCGCGGTGCAGGCCCGGACGTTCCACGCCGCCGCGCTGCGCCAGGTGCGCTACTTCGCCCCCCGCCTGCTCGAGGGCCGGGCCATGCCGGAGCTGATGGAGAGCAAGATCCGGGTGGTCGGCCTGGCCGCCGCGCGTGCCGGGGTGCGCGCCGACCGGGCGATCGCCCGCGACCTGGCGAGCGAGATCGAATGGGCCAAGTCGTCGCTGGTCGAGCCGTCCGAGTACGCCGTCGCCGCCGCCAAGGCGCTCCGCGAGCCCCCGTTCGAGCCGGCCCGGGTGGCCGAGGTGTTCGCCGCCTACGAGTCGCTCAAACGGCGGCAGGGCGTGATCGACTTCGAGGACCTGCTGCGCGCCGCGGTCTGGGGCATCGAGGAGCACCAGGACGTCGCCGACCAGATCCGGGCGCAGTACCGGCACTTCGTGGTCGACGAGTACCAGGACGTCAACCCGCTCCAGCAGCGCCTGCTGGAGGCCTGGCTGGGCGGCCGGGACGACCTCACCGTGGTCGGTGACGCCAGCCAGACGATCTACTCGTTCACCGGCGCCACCTCGTCGTACCTGATCGACTTCCCGCGCCGCTGGCGGAGCGCCGTGGTGGTCCGCCTGGTCCGCGACTACCGCTCCACCCCGCAGGTGGTCGGCCTGGCCAACGCGGTGATCCGGCAGGCCCGCGGCACCGAGGCGAAACTGCGGCTGGAGCTGCAGGGTCAGCGGCCGCCCGGCCCGGAGCCGGCCCTCAAGATCTTCCCGGACGAACCGGGGGAGGCGAACGCGGTGGCCCGGCGCTGCCGGGAGCTGATCGCGGCGGGCACCCCGGCCAACGAGATCGCTGTGCTGTTCCGGACCAACGCGCAGTCCGAGTCGTACGAGAAGGCCCTGGCCGAGGCCGAGGTCCCCTACGTCGTCCGCGGTGCCGAACGCTTCTTCGAGCGCCCCGAGATCCGCCAGGCGATGGTCGCGCTGCGCGCCGCCGTGCGCTCCATCCCAGGCGAGACCCCGCTGGTCCAAGCGGTCGTGGAGGGGCTGTCGGCGACCGGCTGGAACCGCTCGCAGCCACCGCCCGGCGGTGCCGCCCGCGAGCAGTGGGAGGCGCTGGCGGCTCTGGTCACCCTCGCCGAGGAGTACGCCGCCGAGCCGGAGATCCTGCCGATCGGCGAGGCCGGCCGGGTGCAGCGCGAGATCTCCCTCGCCGCCTTCAACGACGAGCTGGCCCGTCGGGCCGAGCAGCAGCACGCGCCGACCGTGGCCGGCGTCACCCTGGCGTCCCTGCATGCCGCCAAGGGACTGGAGTGGGACGCCGTCTTCCTGGTCGGGCTGGCGGACGGGACGCTGCCCACCACGTACGCGAAAACCCCCGACCAGCTGGAGGAGGAGCGCCGCCTGCTCTACGTCGGGGTGACCCGGGCCCGCCAGCTGCTCTGGCTCTCCCTCGGCCAGTCCCGGGCGCCGGGCGGCCGGGCTCGCCGGCCGTGCCGTTTCCTGCCGCAGCTGGAGCGTTCCGGCGCGAGCTTCTCGAAAACCACTGTGGCCGAGCGAAGTCAGAAACCCGACCGCCGCCCGCCGAAGATCTCCTCCTGCCGGGTCTGCGGTGCGACGCTGCTGGCCGGCGCGGACCGCAAACTGGGCCGCTGCCCGACCTGTCCGTCGGACATGGACGAGGACCTGTTCGAGCGGCTTCAGACCTGGCGGGCGAGCACCGCCGCGGAGCTGAAAGTCCCTGCGTACGTCGTGTTCACCGACGCCACCCTGGTGGCCGTCGCGGAACGCCGCCCGACCGATCCGGCCCAGCTGCTGGCGATCGCCGGCATTGGTCCGCGAAAGCTGGGCCAGTACGGCGACGCCGTCTTCGCCTTGGTGGGCGGCGCGAGCCCCGATGACCTTGGCCGAAAAAACTTTGAAAACTAG
- the nudC gene encoding NAD(+) diphosphatase, producing MGGEQPGTPPLARTTLDRAAHRRKDEAWLAEAWPRGQVVLVDLAAGGRALVTDRDDGGATLVLVPSADAPDAERWFLGVDTDGTPLWTMDTALPAAEGSRPVTLREIGHLLDDRDAGLFTAAAALANWHASHRFSPRSGKPTVVVEAGWARADPDGALMWPRTDPAMIVVVHDGVAGPAGRCLLGHNAAWGRGPDGLTRFSCLAGFVEPGESAEAAVAREVAEEVGLRLTSLRYAASQPWPYPGSLMLGFLATADPEQPLRLDPEEIDEARWFSREEIAKMIAGGFVHPETGVPMSVPMSSSIAFYLIEMWLRGGSVQDHV from the coding sequence CTGGGCGGCGAGCAACCCGGCACCCCGCCGCTGGCGCGGACCACCCTGGACCGCGCCGCGCACCGGCGCAAGGACGAGGCCTGGCTGGCCGAGGCCTGGCCACGCGGTCAGGTGGTGCTCGTCGACCTGGCCGCGGGCGGCCGCGCGCTGGTCACCGACCGGGACGACGGCGGTGCCACGCTGGTCCTGGTGCCGTCGGCCGACGCGCCGGACGCGGAGCGCTGGTTCCTCGGGGTGGACACCGACGGCACCCCGCTCTGGACCATGGACACCGCGCTGCCGGCCGCCGAGGGGTCCCGGCCGGTGACCCTGCGCGAGATCGGCCACCTGCTCGACGACCGGGACGCCGGGCTCTTCACGGCCGCCGCCGCGCTCGCCAACTGGCACGCCAGCCACCGGTTCTCGCCGCGCTCCGGCAAGCCGACGGTCGTGGTCGAGGCCGGCTGGGCCAGAGCCGATCCGGACGGCGCGCTGATGTGGCCGCGGACCGACCCGGCGATGATCGTGGTGGTGCACGACGGCGTGGCCGGTCCGGCCGGTCGCTGTCTGCTCGGTCACAACGCGGCCTGGGGACGCGGCCCGGACGGGTTGACCCGCTTCTCCTGCCTGGCCGGTTTCGTCGAGCCCGGCGAGTCCGCCGAGGCGGCGGTGGCCCGCGAGGTCGCCGAGGAGGTCGGCCTGCGGCTCACCTCGCTGCGCTACGCGGCCAGCCAGCCCTGGCCCTACCCGGGCTCGCTGATGCTGGGTTTCCTGGCCACCGCCGATCCGGAGCAGCCGTTGCGGCTGGATCCGGAGGAGATCGACGAGGCGCGCTGGTTCTCCCGGGAGGAGATCGCCAAGATGATCGCCGGCGGCTTCGTGCACCCGGAGACCGGCGTCCCGATGAGCGTGCCGATGAGCTCGTCGATCGCGTTCTATCTGATCGAGATGTGGCTCCGCGGCGGCAGTGTTCAAGATCACGTTTAA
- a CDS encoding RrF2 family transcriptional regulator, translating into MYVSARTDYAVRAMLAVTAAHPRLVKAAGLAAAQDIPLSFLQGILLDLRRAGLLHSHRGVDGGYALARAAEEITVGDVVRAVGGALTTVRGLPTATATYHGAATALHDVWIAVEAAIEGVVDHRTLAELSTIATKQN; encoded by the coding sequence GTGTACGTCTCGGCACGCACCGACTACGCCGTCCGCGCCATGCTCGCCGTCACCGCGGCGCATCCACGTCTGGTCAAGGCCGCCGGGCTGGCGGCCGCGCAGGACATCCCGCTGAGCTTCCTGCAGGGCATCCTGCTCGACCTGCGCCGCGCCGGCCTGCTGCACAGCCACCGCGGCGTGGACGGCGGGTACGCCCTGGCCCGCGCCGCCGAGGAGATCACCGTGGGCGACGTGGTCCGCGCCGTCGGCGGCGCGCTCACCACGGTCCGCGGCCTCCCCACCGCCACCGCCACCTATCACGGCGCGGCGACCGCACTGCACGACGTCTGGATCGCCGTCGAAGCCGCCATCGAGGGTGTGGTCGACCACCGGACCCTTGCCGAACTCTCCACCATCGCCACAAAGCAGAACTAG
- a CDS encoding mycoredoxin, translated as MLTMYSTSWCGYCHRLKSQLDREGIAYDVVDIEQDEASAAFVRSVNGGNQTVPTLKFDDGSALTNPSIVQVKQHLAAISA; from the coding sequence ATGCTGACCATGTACTCGACGTCCTGGTGTGGGTATTGCCACCGGCTGAAGAGCCAGCTCGACCGCGAGGGCATCGCCTATGACGTCGTGGACATCGAGCAGGACGAGGCCTCGGCCGCGTTCGTGCGCAGCGTGAACGGTGGCAACCAGACCGTTCCCACGCTCAAGTTCGATGACGGCTCGGCGTTGACCAACCCGTCGATCGTCCAGGTGAAGCAGCACCTGGCAGCGATCTCCGCCTGA
- a CDS encoding DUF5679 domain-containing protein, translating to MADTTYNGYCVKCKEKRDFQGNVEVSKTGMNMAKGKCPVCGTTMNRILGKAKPAS from the coding sequence GTGGCCGACACCACATACAACGGCTACTGCGTCAAGTGCAAGGAGAAGCGTGACTTCCAGGGCAACGTGGAGGTCTCCAAAACCGGCATGAACATGGCCAAGGGCAAGTGCCCGGTCTGCGGGACGACGATGAACCGGATCTTGGGGAAGGCCAAGCCGGCCAGCTGA
- a CDS encoding ABC1 kinase family protein, producing the protein MTDIPRRAASRTAKLAALPLGFAGRTALGLGKRAVGIAADVISADIQQRTAEQLFSVLGQLKGGAMKFGQALSVFEAALPEEMAGPYRQALTKLQEAAPPMPVASVHKALAEQLGPDWRDSFAEFDDSPAAAASIGQVHRAVWKLPPARKNGKPKLLPVAVKVQYPGAGEALVADLKQLSRLAGMFKIIQPGIDVKPLLAELHERVVEELDYEMEAATQRAFAEAYADDEDIFVPRVVASAPRVLVTEWVEGTPLASVIAGGSVAERDEAGRLMALLHFSAPAMAGLLHADPHPGNFRILPDGRLGVIDFGAVARLPEGHPEPIGRLVRLALEGDAQAVADGLRDEGFIKRDEQIDAEAVLAFLRPMIEPVAVERFRFTRSWLRGEAARLGNPRSPAYQLGRKLNLPPSYLLIHRVTLGSIGVLCQLEAEAAYREILEEWLPGFAPVD; encoded by the coding sequence GTGACGGACATACCGCGCCGCGCGGCCTCTCGGACGGCCAAGCTGGCCGCACTGCCCCTCGGCTTCGCCGGCCGCACCGCGCTGGGCCTCGGCAAGCGAGCCGTCGGGATCGCCGCCGACGTCATCTCCGCGGACATCCAGCAGCGCACCGCCGAGCAGCTGTTCAGCGTGCTGGGGCAGCTCAAGGGCGGGGCGATGAAGTTCGGCCAGGCGCTGTCGGTCTTCGAGGCCGCGCTGCCCGAGGAGATGGCCGGGCCGTACCGGCAGGCGCTGACCAAGCTCCAGGAGGCCGCGCCGCCGATGCCGGTGGCCAGCGTGCACAAGGCGCTGGCCGAGCAGCTCGGGCCGGACTGGCGGGACAGCTTCGCCGAGTTCGACGACAGCCCGGCCGCCGCGGCCAGCATCGGCCAGGTGCACCGCGCCGTCTGGAAACTGCCCCCGGCCCGGAAGAACGGGAAGCCGAAACTGCTGCCCGTCGCGGTCAAGGTGCAATATCCGGGTGCCGGCGAGGCGCTGGTCGCCGACCTCAAGCAGCTCTCCCGGCTGGCCGGCATGTTCAAGATCATCCAGCCCGGGATCGACGTCAAGCCGCTGCTCGCCGAGCTGCACGAGCGGGTCGTCGAGGAGCTGGACTACGAGATGGAGGCGGCCACCCAGCGGGCGTTCGCCGAGGCGTACGCCGACGACGAGGACATCTTCGTGCCGCGGGTGGTGGCGTCCGCGCCGCGGGTCCTGGTCACCGAGTGGGTCGAGGGCACCCCGCTGGCCAGCGTGATCGCCGGCGGCAGCGTGGCCGAGCGGGACGAGGCCGGTCGGCTGATGGCGCTCCTGCACTTCTCCGCGCCCGCCATGGCCGGGCTGTTGCACGCCGACCCGCACCCGGGCAACTTCCGGATCCTGCCGGACGGCCGGCTCGGCGTGATCGACTTCGGGGCGGTGGCCCGGCTGCCCGAGGGCCACCCCGAGCCGATCGGGCGCCTGGTCCGGCTCGCGCTGGAGGGCGACGCCCAGGCGGTCGCCGACGGGCTGCGCGACGAGGGCTTCATCAAGCGGGACGAGCAGATCGACGCGGAGGCGGTGCTGGCCTTCCTGCGCCCGATGATCGAGCCGGTGGCCGTCGAGCGGTTCCGTTTCACCCGCAGCTGGCTGCGCGGCGAGGCGGCCCGGCTGGGCAATCCACGGTCGCCCGCCTACCAGCTCGGGCGCAAGCTCAACCTGCCGCCGTCCTACCTGCTGATCCACCGGGTGACGCTGGGATCGATCGGCGTGCTCTGCCAGCTGGAGGCGGAGGCGGCCTACCGGGAGATCCTGGAGGAGTGGCTGCCCGGCTTCGCGCCGGTCGACTGA